A genomic stretch from Chelmon rostratus isolate fCheRos1 chromosome 14, fCheRos1.pri, whole genome shotgun sequence includes:
- the LOC121617619 gene encoding odorant receptor 131-2-like has translation MSQINITFGLGILETVMFSTMSTLPCCVFLFINGTMLFTLRSKSVFRETSRYILLYNLLFADTVQLVQGQLLYIIAACRLRLTYHVCGVLTMLTNVTYVISPLTLVVMCLERYVAVCYPLRHATIITIRNTEVAIVVVWAFSSLNVLIRVLLLLDFPFEDLQSLQMKEFCSKENMLLGPMSDNYDKVFTYFLFILACVAIISSYIGVVVAARSASTDKASARKARHTLLLHLVQLGLSLSSAIYNPLLVVISKVLDRIVLVRIQIVVYVCVVIFPRCLSAFIYGIRDQTIRPIFTCHLCCQLKLSVIAAKAVVSV, from the coding sequence ATGTCTCAGATCAACATCACTTTTGGACTAGGGATATTGGAAACAGTGATGTTTTCCACTATGTCCACATTAccatgctgtgtgtttctcttcattaaTGGGACCATGTTATTCACCTTGAGGAGTAAATCTGTGTTTCGTGAGACCTCCCGTTACATTCTTCTGTATAACCTCCTGTTTGCAGACACTGTACAGCTGGTACAGGGTCAGTTACTGTACATAATTGCTGCTTGTAGACTAAGGCTGACGTATCATGTATGTGGCGTTCTCACTATGCTCACCAATGTTACATATGTTATCTCACCTCTCACACTGGTGGTGATGTGTCTGGAGAGatatgtggctgtgtgctacCCACTGAGGCACGctaccatcatcaccatcagaaacacagaggtggCTATCGTTGTGGTTTGGGCCTTCAGTTCACTAAATGTCCTCATTCGAGTTCTTTTACTGCTAGATTTCCCATTTGAGGacctgcagagcctgcagatgaAAGAATTTTGCTCCAAAGAAAATATGCTGCTTGGCCCAATGTCTGACAATTATGACAAAGTCTTCACttattttctgttcatattAGCTTGTGTGGCAATCATTTCCTCATATATTGGTGTGGTGGTAGCAGCCAGGTCAGCCTCCACGGACAAAGCTTCAGCCCGTAAGGCTcgtcacacactgctgctgcatctggtgCAGCTGGGCCTCAGTCTGTCCTCAGCTATTTACAACCCACTGCTGGTAGTTATTTCAAAGGTCTTGGACAGGATAGTACTGGTGCGCATTCAGattgttgtgtatgtgtgtgttgtcatctTTCCCAGATGTCTTAGTGCTTTCATCTATGGCATCAGAGACCAGACCATCAGACCCATCTTCACATGccatctctgctgtcagctgaaacTGTCAGTTATTGCAGCCAAGGCTGTGGTCTCAGTGTAG